A genomic region of Leptolyngbya sp. NIES-2104 contains the following coding sequences:
- a CDS encoding cadmium resistance transporter, whose product MTELIKAFTTGITAFVATNLDDIVILMLFFSQVTALFRRRHIVAGQYLGFGALVLATLPSFFGSAFFPRPWIGLLGLVPIAIGMSRLLSPDSEDDDDEISDEQPEGNWFTSFLAPQTYSVAAVTFANGGDNIGIYVPLFASATWESLLVIVTTFFSMVGIWCYAAYRLTRVDTIAQSLTRYGNQLVPFVLIGLGVLILIDSHTLEDRGLTVIALVLSSMGLIHLMRSHVPTFSKDLGE is encoded by the coding sequence ATGACAGAACTGATCAAAGCTTTTACGACTGGAATCACCGCGTTTGTGGCAACGAATCTAGATGACATTGTGATTCTGATGCTATTCTTCTCACAAGTGACTGCTCTATTTCGACGGCGGCACATTGTTGCAGGACAGTATTTAGGATTTGGAGCATTAGTCCTAGCAACCTTGCCGAGTTTCTTTGGAAGTGCATTCTTTCCGCGTCCCTGGATTGGCTTGCTTGGACTGGTTCCAATCGCGATCGGGATGTCTCGACTGCTCAGTCCTGACTCCGAAGATGATGACGATGAGATTTCCGATGAGCAACCAGAAGGCAATTGGTTCACGAGCTTTCTCGCTCCGCAAACTTATAGTGTGGCAGCCGTTACGTTTGCGAATGGCGGCGACAACATTGGTATCTATGTGCCGTTGTTTGCCAGTGCGACTTGGGAAAGTTTGCTCGTGATTGTGACGACCTTTTTCTCGATGGTTGGGATCTGGTGCTATGCCGCGTATCGATTGACTCGTGTGGATACGATCGCACAATCGCTCACCCGATACGGCAATCAATTAGTACCGTTTGTTCTGATTGGTTTGGGTGTGTTGATTTTGATTGATAGTCACACGCTCGAAGACCGTGGATTGACTGTGATTGCTTTAGTTTTGAGCAGCATGGGATTGATTCATCTCATGCGATCGCATGTTCCAACTTTTTCCAAAGATTTAGGAGAATGA
- a CDS encoding APC family permease: MTAEIPIRPSVHGLKRECLSYGEVLAQSFAVLAPTTVPAAVMGLIFASSGNGTWLSFLLGMIGLVFVGVNINQFARRSASPGSLYSYVVKGLGPTAGVLSGWGLILAYLFTGMSTLCGFAIFGQKLLDYVGIQTHILTLFAVGVAAAWYAAHKDIQLSAKVMLLLEGASISSILLLGVLIWGHHGFAIDPAQLTLQNATPGGITAGIVLVVFGFSGFESSTSLGDEAKDPLKSIPKSVMQSTILAGLFFIFMAYVEVLGFQGVSADLAKTEAPLDFLAHQAGVDFLGIIISLGALLSFFTCTLGCINPTARVMFLMARHGVFHTSLGASHEENMTPHTSIALASLLTFVIPTAVVLFGVSPFDSQGYFGTICTYGFLLVYILISIAAPVYLHRLGELRPVNVVFSVLGVGFMALPLIGTIGIPGSDLFPAPEAPANVFPYLFALYIAAGFSWFVFQRYRSPRLVRQMQRSIEAIHAQHANPNRVDES, from the coding sequence ATGACCGCTGAAATTCCGATTCGTCCCAGTGTGCATGGGTTAAAACGGGAATGTCTTTCCTACGGCGAGGTATTAGCTCAATCTTTTGCCGTTCTCGCTCCGACGACTGTTCCAGCGGCGGTAATGGGCTTAATTTTCGCTTCATCAGGAAATGGGACTTGGCTCAGCTTTCTGCTAGGGATGATTGGACTCGTCTTTGTTGGGGTCAATATCAATCAGTTTGCACGTCGCTCTGCATCACCGGGATCACTCTATTCTTATGTTGTAAAAGGGTTGGGTCCGACTGCTGGCGTGTTAAGCGGTTGGGGATTGATTCTGGCGTACTTGTTCACTGGAATGTCTACCCTATGCGGCTTTGCAATCTTTGGTCAAAAGCTGCTGGACTATGTGGGCATTCAAACACACATTCTGACGCTGTTTGCGGTCGGAGTAGCTGCGGCTTGGTATGCGGCACACAAAGATATTCAGCTATCCGCCAAGGTGATGTTACTGCTCGAAGGAGCCTCGATCTCTTCAATTCTCCTGCTTGGTGTGCTGATTTGGGGACATCATGGATTCGCGATCGATCCCGCACAGCTCACCCTGCAAAATGCGACACCAGGCGGGATCACAGCCGGAATTGTGCTCGTGGTCTTCGGATTCTCTGGCTTTGAAAGTTCAACGTCACTCGGAGATGAAGCCAAAGATCCCTTGAAGTCCATTCCTAAATCGGTGATGCAAAGTACGATTTTGGCGGGATTGTTCTTTATCTTCATGGCGTATGTGGAAGTTTTGGGATTTCAAGGCGTATCTGCTGATTTAGCCAAAACTGAAGCTCCATTAGATTTCTTAGCACATCAAGCAGGCGTTGATTTTTTAGGAATTATCATTAGCTTGGGTGCATTGCTCAGTTTCTTTACTTGCACATTAGGCTGTATTAATCCGACTGCACGAGTGATGTTTTTAATGGCGCGGCATGGTGTATTTCACACTTCCCTTGGCGCTTCGCACGAAGAGAATATGACTCCGCATACCTCGATCGCGCTTGCTTCACTCTTAACTTTTGTGATCCCGACTGCGGTTGTATTGTTCGGGGTCTCACCGTTTGATAGTCAAGGATACTTTGGCACGATTTGTACTTACGGCTTTTTGCTGGTGTACATTTTGATCTCGATCGCGGCTCCGGTTTACCTGCATCGATTAGGCGAATTGCGCCCGGTGAATGTAGTGTTCTCCGTTTTGGGTGTGGGATTTATGGCTCTGCCGCTCATTGGAACGATCGGGATTCCGGGTAGTGATCTGTTTCCCGCTCCTGAAGCTCCTGCGAATGTTTTCCCGTATTTGTTCGCGCTGTATATTGCGGCTGGTTTTAGCTGGTTTGTGTTTCAGCGGTATCGATCGCCTCGATTAGTGCGACAAATGCAGCGATCGATTGAGGCAATTCACGCCCAGCATGCGAACCCAAATCGAGTAGATGAATCATGA
- a CDS encoding Crp/Fnr family transcriptional regulator, with product MHSTVISRSLIQSEIRLFKRRSTLPLRQISLWRIESGVVRMVTWLEDGSTVTLGLCGAGDVVGTHLSAIEPYQIECLTDVEATPLSPDEWFPSPEQLLARVQQAEEFMLIRSHRRVEEMLLKLLTWLGKKFGRKVSKGHLIELRLTHQDIAELLGTTRVTITRVLKQFEQQGIVQRLPNHLTLLQPDAVWHYDI from the coding sequence ATGCACTCCACAGTCATTTCTCGATCGCTCATTCAATCTGAAATTCGGTTGTTCAAACGTCGATCGACGCTCCCGCTCAGACAAATCTCACTTTGGCGGATTGAATCGGGCGTGGTGCGGATGGTGACTTGGCTTGAAGATGGCTCAACCGTGACCTTAGGACTATGTGGGGCAGGCGATGTGGTCGGAACTCATCTATCTGCGATCGAGCCTTATCAGATTGAGTGTCTCACCGATGTAGAAGCCACTCCACTTTCACCAGATGAATGGTTTCCGAGTCCAGAGCAACTTCTAGCACGAGTGCAACAAGCAGAAGAGTTTATGTTGATTCGCAGCCATCGTCGGGTCGAAGAAATGTTGTTAAAGCTGCTGACCTGGCTCGGTAAGAAATTCGGACGGAAAGTGAGCAAAGGACATTTGATTGAACTGCGATTAACTCATCAAGACATCGCAGAACTATTGGGAACGACTCGTGTGACGATTACTCGCGTGCTAAAACAGTTCGAGCAACAAGGCATCGTTCAACGCTTGCCGAATCATCTTACATTGCTACAGCCCGATGCGGTATGGCACTACGACATTTAG
- a CDS encoding sulfurtransferase, which produces MIRKLLRSRLKKSKVLAVLAAFLVSLIAIPAFSFSPLMASQSTKVQFVSPDWVAKNSSDRALRVLDVRINPLEYFAGHLPNAVHIADNTFRGPNGLLPVQYWNTSKLGELFSQAGVSRNSRVLVYSEGRDILGATMVAYLLERSGVRDIAVLDGGYAAYKASGQPVTQEFPKYAPTRFTVQDNPSIRVTLADVRGFLNQPTVKFIDPRPPRLFSGEEKIWTRNGHIPGARNIPWVTFTQGNAATNEGNFHKLKSLDEIKQILASKNITPADDVIVSCSTGREATLQYVVLKHLLGYPKVRVYEGSWTEYSQSDLPVETGADKVA; this is translated from the coding sequence ATGATTCGGAAGTTATTGCGCTCCAGGCTTAAAAAGTCTAAAGTTCTGGCAGTGCTAGCAGCATTTCTCGTGAGTCTGATTGCAATTCCAGCATTCTCGTTTTCGCCATTAATGGCGAGTCAAAGCACAAAGGTTCAGTTTGTTTCACCGGATTGGGTTGCAAAAAATAGTAGCGATCGCGCTCTCCGTGTTCTAGATGTCCGCATCAATCCGCTAGAGTACTTTGCAGGTCACTTACCGAATGCAGTTCATATTGCTGACAATACATTTCGCGGTCCAAATGGCTTATTGCCTGTGCAGTATTGGAACACAAGCAAACTGGGAGAGCTTTTCTCACAAGCAGGTGTGTCGCGCAATAGTCGCGTTCTAGTGTACTCGGAGGGACGAGACATTCTAGGAGCAACAATGGTCGCTTATCTATTAGAGCGATCGGGCGTGAGAGATATTGCTGTGTTGGATGGCGGATATGCTGCCTATAAAGCTTCTGGACAGCCCGTTACACAAGAATTTCCGAAGTACGCACCGACTCGATTCACCGTTCAAGACAATCCTTCGATTCGGGTAACGCTTGCAGATGTGCGCGGTTTTTTGAATCAACCAACTGTGAAATTTATTGATCCCAGACCGCCGAGATTGTTTAGTGGTGAAGAGAAGATCTGGACGCGCAATGGTCACATTCCAGGAGCGCGGAACATTCCTTGGGTAACATTCACTCAAGGCAATGCAGCCACAAATGAAGGCAACTTCCACAAGCTGAAATCCTTGGATGAGATCAAGCAAATTTTGGCATCGAAGAACATTACGCCTGCGGATGATGTGATTGTTTCGTGCAGTACGGGACGAGAAGCAACGCTGCAATATGTGGTGCTAAAGCATTTGCTGGGATATCCCAAAGTTCGAGTGTATGAAGGCTCTTGGACGGAGTACAGCCAATCTGATCTGCCTGTGGAAACGGGTGCAGATAAAGTAGCTTAA
- a CDS encoding ATP-binding protein produces MTSVVTSEISLYELVAGSTSAPLAMQISPVTFKSLMSSLIDLVVDQDQPASVWAKLPKGDAWQTEFDRYLDHIPPQQQVFCFKNQRDESIEESASLESFSRATTPIVLPLDSILRREYFFIVWSNQFCGLLVGHRARAVQQSDTPIDEDPPEKKQALMAYLVIDPEIVRNAIAVLQPLASRPEPLPEFDHLNPALTNQLLAKHIQRQEDLWQRATTHRRQAETANLLQLQNEELLSTIRLKDEFLHTVGQELRTPLTNMKTALTLLNSPSLKPPQKQRYMELLVRECDRQSSLITSLLDLVSLDQMAEHTTIQALSVADVVPGVVSTYQPLAEEKGVRLAYTIPEGLPAIACLPTWLKQIVINLLHNGIKFTPRGGQVWVRAKQQGEYIQLEFRDTGIGIAQSEVPKIFDRFYRVRQSFDEETSGAGLGLTIVQKLLLHCGGSITVKSRVGEGSVFNVLLPIYRGHQES; encoded by the coding sequence ATGACCTCAGTTGTAACTTCCGAAATTTCTTTATACGAATTAGTCGCAGGTTCGACCTCGGCACCGCTCGCGATGCAAATCAGTCCGGTTACATTCAAATCACTGATGAGTAGTTTGATTGATCTTGTCGTGGATCAAGATCAGCCTGCCTCGGTCTGGGCGAAATTGCCAAAAGGAGACGCTTGGCAAACGGAATTCGATCGCTATCTGGATCACATCCCGCCCCAGCAACAAGTGTTTTGCTTCAAGAATCAGCGCGATGAATCAATCGAGGAGTCAGCCAGCCTCGAATCCTTTTCGCGTGCTACGACCCCGATCGTACTTCCACTCGACAGCATTTTAAGAAGAGAATACTTTTTCATCGTTTGGTCAAATCAATTTTGCGGGCTGCTCGTCGGACATCGCGCTAGAGCCGTTCAACAAAGCGACACCCCGATCGACGAAGATCCCCCTGAAAAGAAGCAAGCGTTAATGGCGTATCTCGTCATTGATCCAGAAATTGTGCGAAATGCGATCGCTGTCCTTCAGCCCTTAGCGTCCCGACCTGAACCCCTGCCTGAATTTGATCATTTAAATCCCGCTTTAACCAATCAACTTTTAGCGAAACATATTCAACGCCAAGAAGACCTCTGGCAACGAGCTACAACGCATCGCCGCCAAGCTGAAACAGCAAATCTACTTCAGCTTCAAAATGAAGAATTACTCAGTACGATTCGCTTAAAAGACGAGTTTTTGCATACGGTCGGTCAAGAGTTGCGAACACCGCTGACGAATATGAAAACGGCGTTGACATTGCTCAATTCTCCCAGCTTAAAACCCCCTCAAAAACAGCGTTATATGGAACTACTGGTGCGAGAATGCGATCGTCAAAGTTCGCTGATTACCAGTTTGCTCGATCTAGTGAGCTTGGATCAGATGGCAGAGCACACCACGATTCAGGCGTTGAGCGTCGCGGATGTGGTTCCTGGAGTGGTCAGTACCTATCAACCCTTAGCAGAAGAAAAAGGTGTGCGATTGGCGTATACGATCCCGGAGGGTTTACCTGCGATCGCTTGCTTACCCACTTGGTTAAAGCAAATCGTGATTAATCTGCTGCACAACGGGATCAAATTTACGCCACGAGGCGGTCAAGTCTGGGTGAGAGCGAAACAACAAGGAGAATATATCCAGCTTGAATTTCGCGATACTGGGATCGGGATTGCCCAAAGCGAAGTTCCCAAAATCTTCGATCGCTTTTACCGAGTCAGACAGTCCTTTGATGAAGAGACGAGCGGCGCAGGATTGGGATTAACGATCGTGCAGAAATTGTTATTGCACTGCGGGGGATCGATCACGGTGAAAAGCCGTGTCGGAGAAGGTTCGGTGTTCAATGTCTTGTTGCCGATTTACCGAGGACACCAGGAGAGTTGA
- a CDS encoding CRR6 family NdhI maturation factor — translation MSIVIHLNADHIDRVDLTPAIHAIEPLKSNIRQHEQTLQFTIDYPLEPDDPREFSEIPEVRLWFIRLDAFYPWLPFLLDWSQKELGRYAAMLVPHEIQKTGIEYNPEALEIFVMSKTFVLMTWLEQQQIESRSRLKSMTKTLGYELDDAFFSLLEGR, via the coding sequence ATGTCAATTGTGATTCATCTCAACGCAGACCATATCGATCGCGTCGATTTAACCCCAGCCATTCACGCGATCGAACCGCTCAAATCCAACATCCGCCAACACGAGCAAACTCTACAATTCACGATCGATTACCCACTCGAACCCGACGACCCGCGCGAATTCTCAGAAATTCCAGAAGTCCGCCTCTGGTTCATTCGGCTCGATGCTTTTTACCCGTGGCTGCCTTTTCTCCTCGACTGGTCACAAAAAGAACTAGGGCGATATGCCGCGATGCTCGTCCCGCATGAAATCCAGAAAACGGGCATCGAATACAACCCCGAAGCGCTCGAAATCTTCGTGATGAGTAAAACGTTTGTGTTGATGACCTGGCTCGAACAGCAGCAAATCGAATCACGATCGCGCCTCAAATCGATGACAAAAACCCTCGGCTACGAATTAGACGATGCCTTTTTCTCTCTCCTAGAAGGACGTTAA
- a CDS encoding lipopolysaccharide biosynthesis protein, with protein sequence MKNWGRVSTWIQRGSQSLRGRDGTAAIAQTLLARAFIILVNVATGTITARILGPSGRGEQAAMAIWPQFFAYSLSLGLPSALLYTLKRYPTDRSRTFSAAVVLGIFISVFSGIVGFIAIPILMQGKYGAEAIQLSQALMLAVPIVIFTEVLRSAMEASDEFIIANQIRYIPPLSTLGLLIFLALTKQLTPFSAVISYWLPMIPILVWMIACARRFFVIRFTYLKKSFQRLLHYGLRAYGIDLISALAGQIQQVLAVSLLVSSSMGLYAIAFSLCQLLYVVQSSFVTVLFPKAAARPLSEVVELTGRAARISGILAALMAIVMMILAPIVLNLLYGAAYLPAIPVFRILAIETVLGGIAVILSQAFMAIDRPGIVTVVQSIGLAMGIPLILMLTPIFGLLGLGLALLASTTIRLFSVWLCYPIVLKTPPPGLWLTREDFDYMKQRLLNKFI encoded by the coding sequence ATGAAAAATTGGGGTAGAGTCTCTACCTGGATACAGCGAGGCTCACAATCGCTGCGAGGACGAGACGGGACAGCCGCGATCGCACAAACGCTACTGGCTAGAGCGTTTATTATCCTGGTCAATGTCGCCACGGGCACCATCACCGCGAGAATTCTCGGTCCATCAGGACGAGGCGAACAGGCAGCGATGGCGATTTGGCCCCAGTTCTTCGCTTATTCCTTGTCGTTGGGATTACCGAGCGCGTTGCTTTATACACTAAAGCGCTATCCCACGGATCGATCGCGTACTTTCTCCGCTGCTGTTGTTCTCGGTATTTTCATTAGCGTTTTCAGTGGGATTGTCGGATTTATCGCTATTCCGATTTTGATGCAGGGAAAATATGGCGCGGAAGCGATTCAACTCTCTCAGGCGTTAATGTTAGCGGTTCCGATCGTCATTTTCACCGAAGTTCTGCGATCGGCAATGGAAGCCAGCGACGAATTTATCATCGCGAATCAAATCCGCTACATTCCGCCGCTCAGCACTCTGGGATTGCTCATCTTTCTCGCGCTCACTAAACAACTGACTCCGTTTAGTGCGGTGATTTCGTACTGGCTCCCGATGATTCCGATTCTGGTTTGGATGATTGCGTGTGCCCGACGTTTTTTCGTCATTCGATTCACCTATCTGAAAAAATCGTTTCAGCGATTGTTGCATTACGGACTTCGAGCGTATGGCATTGATTTGATTAGCGCACTGGCAGGACAGATTCAGCAAGTTTTAGCCGTTAGTTTGCTGGTTTCGTCCTCAATGGGACTGTATGCGATCGCGTTTAGTCTCTGTCAATTGCTCTATGTCGTTCAAAGCTCGTTTGTCACGGTGCTATTCCCGAAAGCCGCTGCCCGTCCGCTTTCAGAAGTTGTAGAACTGACCGGAAGAGCCGCGAGAATTAGCGGAATTCTTGCCGCTTTGATGGCGATTGTGATGATGATTCTTGCCCCGATCGTGCTCAATCTACTTTATGGAGCCGCATATCTACCCGCAATTCCCGTCTTTCGGATTTTAGCGATCGAAACCGTTCTCGGTGGCATCGCAGTCATTCTTTCACAAGCATTCATGGCAATCGATCGACCGGGAATCGTCACCGTCGTTCAAAGCATCGGGTTAGCGATGGGCATTCCGTTGATTTTGATGCTGACCCCGATATTTGGCTTATTGGGATTAGGACTCGCCTTACTCGCTTCCACGACGATTCGATTGTTCTCCGTTTGGCTGTGCTATCCGATCGTGCTCAAAACTCCGCCGCCTGGTCTATGGTTAACCCGCGAAGATTTCGATTACATGAAACAGCGACTATTGAATAAATTTATTTAG
- a CDS encoding GTP cyclohydrolase II → MVSQPKRSQPIVLTSHPGKFSKSIAIHWGEADPMKRGAIIGTLTTPAHRNVIGTHSGSYAVYRALAVASGKLDANHRADLTNTAPAALLQPHPGWSDPEKIVSIDPFGAIVGDVYRDLYDQGFDIKPTIAITKAHINMPELQDAIAKGRLQEDGEIMKKGGDLVVTKAAIEPVWYLPGLAKRLNVEEGLLRRTLFEQTGGMFPELVTRPDLKVFLPPIGGITVYIVGDPDAIADPNRALTVRVHDECNGSDVFGSDICTCRPYLVHGIEECVQTAQQGGAGVIVYLRKEGRALGEVTKFLVYNARKRQEGGDRADAYFTRTECVAGVQDMRFQELMPDVLHWLGITRIDRFISMSDMKHDAVTRSGIEIVTRVPIPEALIPADAMVEIEAKKAAGYYTDTEVLTEEALAEIKGRGLSD, encoded by the coding sequence ATGGTTAGTCAGCCCAAACGTTCACAGCCGATCGTTCTCACATCCCATCCTGGTAAATTTTCCAAGTCGATCGCCATTCACTGGGGCGAAGCCGATCCGATGAAACGAGGGGCAATTATCGGCACCCTCACGACTCCAGCACACCGCAACGTAATCGGGACTCATTCCGGTTCTTATGCGGTTTATCGCGCTCTTGCGGTCGCCAGCGGTAAACTTGATGCCAACCACCGCGCCGATTTAACCAATACGGCTCCTGCGGCGTTACTTCAACCGCATCCCGGCTGGTCTGATCCAGAAAAGATCGTCTCGATCGATCCCTTTGGTGCAATCGTCGGGGATGTCTACCGCGATTTGTACGACCAAGGGTTTGACATTAAACCCACGATCGCAATCACCAAAGCGCACATCAATATGCCCGAACTGCAAGACGCGATCGCCAAAGGTCGCTTGCAGGAAGACGGCGAAATCATGAAAAAAGGCGGCGATTTAGTCGTCACCAAAGCCGCGATCGAGCCAGTCTGGTATCTTCCAGGTCTTGCAAAACGGCTCAATGTTGAAGAAGGTCTGCTCCGTCGAACCTTATTCGAGCAAACTGGCGGTATGTTCCCGGAACTCGTCACCCGTCCAGATCTCAAAGTATTCCTACCTCCGATCGGTGGAATTACCGTGTATATCGTCGGTGATCCGGATGCGATCGCAGATCCAAATCGCGCCTTGACCGTCCGCGTTCACGATGAATGCAACGGCTCCGATGTCTTCGGTTCTGATATTTGCACCTGTCGCCCGTACCTGGTTCACGGCATCGAAGAATGCGTCCAAACCGCTCAACAAGGCGGCGCAGGCGTGATCGTCTATTTACGTAAAGAAGGACGTGCCCTCGGTGAAGTGACAAAGTTCCTCGTCTACAACGCTCGAAAACGGCAAGAAGGCGGCGATCGCGCTGATGCGTACTTCACTCGAACCGAATGCGTTGCAGGCGTTCAGGATATGCGCTTCCAGGAATTAATGCCGGATGTCCTGCACTGGTTGGGAATTACTCGCATCGATCGCTTTATTTCCATGAGCGATATGAAACATGATGCAGTCACACGATCGGGCATCGAAATTGTCACCCGCGTTCCGATTCCTGAAGCTCTAATTCCAGCCGATGCGATGGTGGAAATCGAGGCGAAAAAAGCTGCCGGGTACTACACCGATACTGAAGTACTCACCGAAGAAGCGTTAGCCGAAATCAAAGGACGGGGATTGAGTGACTAA
- a CDS encoding URC4/urg3 family protein, whose protein sequence is MTNLVDYLRSPKAIRDRCSQLFDLALSDQLTYFRLDLTRLDPVADYVIAVIREQYPDLNVPFHSRWRHFEVGNIPRVQQLEEKLKSRSAIEQAKAMFDLVIPSVLLDAGAGDRWTYLEAATGQTWTRSEGLAIASFDAFCQGAFSNQPYQTDAAGLKQITPEKIATFFQVTPNNPLVGLEGRSNLLQKLGHTIEQSPDLFGNDARPGNLIDYLVRHADQGNLSAVVVLDAVLKGFGEIWAGRLSIDGINLGDVWKHSALPDDQLVPFHKLSQWLTYSLLEPLQTLGLTITDLDQMTGLPEYRNGGLCLDLGLLQLKDPRLAESPHPPDSELIVEWRALTVCLLDRIAHTIRIKLGLTSESLPLVKVLQGGTWTAGRKIAASLRPEGIPPIQISSDGTVF, encoded by the coding sequence GTGACTAATCTAGTAGATTATCTGCGATCGCCCAAAGCCATTCGCGATCGCTGTTCTCAACTATTCGATCTTGCTTTATCCGATCAACTTACCTACTTTCGCCTTGATTTAACCCGACTTGATCCGGTTGCTGATTACGTCATTGCTGTGATTCGCGAACAGTATCCTGATTTGAATGTCCCCTTTCACAGCCGTTGGCGACATTTTGAAGTGGGAAACATTCCGCGTGTTCAGCAACTTGAGGAGAAACTAAAATCGCGTTCTGCGATCGAGCAAGCCAAAGCGATGTTCGATCTCGTGATTCCAAGCGTTTTGCTCGATGCGGGAGCAGGCGATCGCTGGACATACCTTGAAGCAGCAACCGGACAAACTTGGACAAGATCCGAAGGACTTGCGATCGCGTCATTTGATGCGTTTTGCCAAGGTGCATTCTCGAATCAGCCTTATCAAACCGATGCAGCCGGATTAAAGCAAATCACGCCGGAAAAGATTGCAACCTTTTTCCAAGTGACACCAAACAATCCTTTAGTTGGATTAGAAGGACGATCGAACCTGCTGCAAAAATTGGGACATACGATCGAACAATCGCCCGATCTGTTTGGCAATGATGCACGTCCCGGAAATCTCATAGATTATCTCGTTCGCCACGCGGATCAAGGAAACCTCTCAGCCGTAGTTGTTCTAGACGCAGTTCTAAAAGGATTTGGAGAAATCTGGGCGGGAAGATTATCGATCGATGGCATCAATCTAGGCGATGTCTGGAAACATTCCGCTTTACCCGATGATCAGCTTGTCCCCTTTCACAAACTCTCTCAATGGCTGACCTATTCACTCCTTGAACCCTTGCAGACATTAGGATTGACCATCACCGATCTCGATCAAATGACCGGATTGCCTGAATATCGCAACGGCGGTCTATGTCTCGATCTTGGACTGCTCCAGCTCAAAGATCCACGACTTGCTGAGAGTCCACATCCTCCAGATTCAGAACTGATTGTAGAATGGCGTGCGCTAACCGTTTGTTTACTCGATCGCATTGCCCATACAATTCGCATCAAGCTTGGTCTAACATCTGAATCGCTCCCCCTCGTGAAAGTTCTTCAAGGTGGAACCTGGACAGCCGGACGTAAAATTGCTGCCTCCCTCCGCCCTGAAGGAATCCCTCCCATTCAAATTTCTAGCGACGGAACCGTATTCTAA
- the upp gene encoding uracil phosphoribosyltransferase: MAANLTIIEHPLIQHKLSLMRRESTSTAKFRALMTEISMLLAYEVTRDLPLRYETIQTPMAEMEAPILAPDKKLVVVSILRAGQGILDGILQLIPSARVGHVGIYREPNSLVPIEYYFKVPDDTEDRDMLVVDPMMATGNSAVAAVDRLKQTHPRSIKFLCLLAAPEGITHFQERHPDVPIYAAAIDQGLDEHGYIIPGLGDAGDRLFGTK, translated from the coding sequence ATGGCTGCAAACCTCACCATCATTGAACATCCCCTAATCCAGCACAAACTCAGTTTGATGCGCCGCGAATCCACCAGCACCGCAAAATTCCGGGCACTGATGACCGAGATTAGTATGCTTCTCGCCTATGAAGTCACTCGCGATTTGCCTCTACGTTACGAAACAATTCAAACTCCGATGGCAGAAATGGAAGCGCCCATTCTCGCTCCAGATAAGAAACTTGTAGTCGTTTCGATTCTCAGAGCCGGACAAGGAATTCTTGACGGCATTCTGCAACTAATTCCGTCAGCTCGTGTCGGGCATGTGGGCATTTATCGAGAGCCGAATTCACTCGTGCCGATCGAATATTATTTCAAAGTCCCAGACGACACTGAAGATCGCGATATGTTAGTCGTCGATCCGATGATGGCGACCGGAAATTCTGCTGTTGCAGCCGTCGATCGATTAAAGCAAACGCATCCTCGATCGATTAAGTTCCTCTGCCTTCTCGCTGCACCTGAAGGAATTACTCATTTTCAGGAACGGCACCCGGATGTCCCGATTTACGCTGCCGCGATCGATCAAGGATTAGACGAACATGGCTATATTATTCCAGGACTTGGAGATGCGGGCGATCGTTTATTCGGCACAAAGTGA